One Flavobacterium sp. 90 DNA segment encodes these proteins:
- a CDS encoding transglutaminase-like domain-containing protein — protein sequence MIKIFTYCFLLVSQTLLSQSISLFDANKNNLEKIVLDHYKSDPEKTKAAQFLISNMDIHYSENYKWVDKNDKKISFNEFDYPNMEIAVKAFQKLQDSIKVSPKLYKTKDIDIVTPEFLIKNIDLAFSVWKNNLWSKSYDFKTFCEYILPYRSLTEPLEDWRENFAFLSSDAINTVINKQDPVDVATQTILTLKNFRFLNSRPDPISYLSPKQLLFRRQGDCGDLANLTLLACRSMGLAVTFDFTPYYAASSKRHFWDTIIDENGKHIPFNGNCFGNPQGLPNAYNATEKRLAKVFRKTYSVQQNTLAVLKDSLSIPEGFLREKNILDVTSEYVPVGKIIYPFPITNKETISFLNVFNLGKWKATDWGKKSGTNMEYLNLGTNIVYLPSLYKPDTKKMNYAPYPILLNIDKKQQVLRPDYSKTFSYNITRDKTKKAPNLDFNSFEVFENEVFNLYVWDNGWRKIEEAKAQSDFIRFSKIPDNGLFWVLCSKSNGYERIFVINSHTKQIEWY from the coding sequence ATGATTAAGATATTTACATACTGCTTTTTATTGGTCTCCCAAACACTTTTATCGCAATCGATTTCGCTTTTTGATGCGAATAAAAATAATCTGGAAAAAATAGTTTTAGATCATTATAAATCTGATCCTGAAAAAACAAAGGCTGCGCAATTTTTAATATCAAATATGGATATCCATTACAGCGAAAATTATAAATGGGTAGATAAGAATGATAAAAAAATCAGCTTTAATGAATTTGATTATCCAAATATGGAAATTGCCGTAAAGGCTTTTCAAAAATTACAGGACAGTATTAAAGTCTCTCCAAAACTTTATAAAACAAAAGACATTGATATCGTAACTCCAGAGTTTTTAATTAAAAATATTGATTTGGCCTTTAGTGTATGGAAAAACAATTTATGGTCTAAGTCATATGATTTTAAAACATTTTGCGAATACATTTTACCCTATCGCAGTTTGACAGAACCATTAGAAGACTGGCGTGAAAATTTCGCTTTTTTGTCTTCTGACGCAATTAATACCGTAATCAACAAGCAAGATCCTGTAGATGTTGCTACTCAAACGATTTTAACGCTTAAAAATTTTAGATTTTTAAATAGCCGTCCGGATCCTATTTCTTATTTAAGCCCCAAACAACTACTTTTTAGAAGACAAGGAGATTGCGGAGATCTGGCAAATTTAACTTTACTTGCTTGTCGATCGATGGGATTGGCTGTAACTTTTGATTTTACTCCTTATTACGCAGCTTCTTCTAAAAGACATTTTTGGGACACTATAATTGATGAAAATGGCAAACACATTCCGTTTAACGGAAATTGTTTTGGCAATCCTCAAGGTCTCCCCAATGCATACAATGCTACAGAAAAACGTCTTGCCAAAGTTTTTAGGAAAACCTATTCTGTTCAGCAAAATACTTTGGCTGTTTTAAAAGACAGCTTATCAATACCTGAAGGTTTTCTAAGAGAAAAAAATATCCTGGATGTAACCTCAGAATATGTTCCTGTTGGAAAAATAATTTATCCTTTCCCAATTACAAACAAAGAAACAATAAGCTTTCTTAATGTTTTTAATCTGGGAAAATGGAAGGCTACCGACTGGGGGAAAAAGTCAGGAACCAATATGGAATACCTGAATCTGGGAACCAACATTGTATATCTGCCAAGCTTATATAAGCCTGATACTAAAAAAATGAACTATGCTCCTTACCCAATCCTTTTAAATATTGATAAAAAACAACAAGTATTACGCCCAGATTATTCTAAGACTTTTTCATACAACATAACCCGGGATAAAACAAAAAAAGCACCCAATCTTGATTTTAATTCATTTGAAGTTTTCGAAAATGAAGTCTTTAATCTTTATGTATGGGACAATGGCTGGAGAAAAATTGAAGAAGCTAAAGCTCAAAGTGATTTCATACGATTTTCTAAGATCCCGGATAACGGATTGTTCTGGGTTTTATGCTCGAAAAGCAATGGTTATGAGCGCATTTTCGTCATTAATAGTCATACGAAACAAATAGAATGGTATTAA